Proteins encoded within one genomic window of Halobacteriovoraceae bacterium:
- a CDS encoding response regulator, which produces MSNKTILVLEDQEEMQNLYMFYLEDYNMYVFDNPNDIIRDINELKPDLMIVDLNLPGMNGMDFIKAVRTKYQSNVPIIIISGAVDFNSCSQAFDYSVNQVVQKPFEKEELLEAVERYLGPSKAA; this is translated from the coding sequence ATGAGCAACAAAACTATACTTGTTCTTGAAGACCAAGAGGAAATGCAAAATCTATATATGTTCTATCTTGAAGATTACAATATGTATGTTTTTGACAATCCTAACGATATCATCAGAGACATCAATGAGCTCAAACCCGATTTAATGATTGTCGATCTTAATCTTCCTGGAATGAATGGAATGGATTTCATTAAGGCAGTAAGAACAAAATATCAATCAAATGTACCAATTATTATTATTTCAGGGGCGGTGGATTTCAATTCTTGTTCTCAGGCTTTTGATTATTCTGTAAATCAAGTTGTTCAGAAACCATTCGAAAAAGAAGAACTCTTAGAGGCCGTAGAGCGCTATCTTGGTCCCTCAAAGGCCGCTTAA
- a CDS encoding type II secretion system protein, producing MKNGKKGFSLVEVLIAVSISGILSYVLMHTMSQMNKGQQKITAKSEVFDIYTIIRNLTYSRKSCTASLDKVQFRAGDESKFPDIELYSAGSGGNKRGKKFYDSNASVGNIQFSELKLILPKPFDGNREDFLEGVQTRLGFISVKLKSIVGSSTQEHEKKFPLYLKLSTDSIGLSTVVECAGSPQELTSGIPLFNYFYVPMLFMSKYVTPLSVGNFNSPENIYNYLYVPKTAPLDEGKEYAYIVISSGVEEGVRYLEDGTKISSRCSVSGSKDYSFLHFSALDGNRVGDTIASYQGTFEFRPKMISAGDGSKIEGVLIAKNTQNCKKAGSGNGQVVVYEVEVLKGIMDLLFETHKEGYFKYK from the coding sequence ATGAAAAATGGCAAAAAAGGATTTTCTTTGGTTGAGGTACTGATAGCTGTCTCAATAAGTGGAATTCTCTCTTATGTGTTGATGCATACGATGTCTCAAATGAATAAGGGACAGCAAAAAATTACCGCAAAATCTGAAGTTTTTGATATTTACACGATCATTAGAAATTTAACTTATAGTAGAAAGAGTTGTACGGCATCACTGGATAAAGTTCAGTTTAGGGCCGGAGATGAAAGTAAGTTTCCTGACATAGAGCTCTATTCTGCTGGTTCTGGAGGAAATAAACGTGGAAAAAAATTTTATGACAGTAATGCTAGCGTAGGAAACATTCAATTCTCTGAATTAAAGCTGATTTTACCAAAACCTTTTGATGGAAATAGAGAAGATTTTTTAGAAGGAGTTCAAACCAGACTAGGATTTATCTCTGTTAAACTTAAAAGTATAGTAGGCAGTTCAACTCAAGAACATGAAAAAAAATTTCCACTGTATCTTAAGTTGAGTACTGATAGTATCGGTTTATCAACGGTTGTGGAGTGTGCGGGTTCTCCACAAGAATTAACCTCAGGAATTCCATTATTTAATTATTTCTATGTGCCCATGTTATTTATGAGTAAATATGTAACACCTCTTTCTGTTGGAAATTTTAATTCTCCAGAAAATATTTATAACTATCTTTATGTTCCAAAGACAGCTCCATTAGATGAAGGCAAAGAATATGCCTATATCGTTATCAGTTCTGGCGTGGAAGAAGGTGTTCGTTATTTAGAGGATGGTACCAAAATATCTTCACGGTGTTCAGTTTCGGGTTCAAAGGATTATAGTTTTTTGCATTTTTCAGCTTTAGATGGAAATAGAGTTGGAGATACAATTGCCAGTTATCAAGGAACATTTGAGTTTAGACCAAAAATGATCTCAGCAGGAGATGGTTCGAAAATAGAGGGTGTATTGATTGCAAAAAATACTCAAAATTGTAAAAAGGCCGGATCTGGAAATGGACAGGTTGTTGTTTATGAAGTTGAAGTTTTGAAGGGCATAATGGATCTGCTTTTTGAAACACATAAAGAAGGATATTTTAAATATAAGTAG
- a CDS encoding hydroxyacid dehydrogenase — protein MKPLIVVCDGMDKEEYNRLLGVSQFEVRGPKLSQEEITQLLPNAAGLIIRSATNITVETLEKAQKLKYVIRAGEGTDNIDLKACQTKGVKVSNTPGANNNSAAEHAVALLMTVLRHTAAADKSMKEGKWEKSKYTGVELLNKKVGVVGFGRIGQIFAKRIGGFEPEILFYDPFIEKTDLIYANKAESLEQIFSECEIISLHTPLTESTKGFVNSKLLNLMQPNSILINASRGGIVNEDDLYSLLSEGKIRGAGFDVFNSEPLEKESKLSSLSNLVLTPHLGASTEEAQIRVGAMAVQQMQEFFINNNLLNEVKA, from the coding sequence ATGAAACCACTTATCGTTGTTTGTGATGGGATGGATAAAGAAGAATATAATAGACTTTTGGGTGTTTCACAATTTGAAGTACGTGGGCCAAAACTCTCTCAAGAAGAAATCACCCAACTTCTCCCAAATGCTGCTGGTCTTATCATTCGGTCCGCTACAAATATTACCGTAGAAACTTTAGAAAAAGCTCAAAAACTCAAATACGTCATTCGAGCAGGAGAAGGAACTGACAATATCGACTTAAAAGCATGCCAAACAAAAGGTGTTAAAGTTTCTAATACCCCAGGGGCGAATAATAACTCCGCAGCAGAACACGCTGTAGCTCTTTTAATGACCGTACTTCGTCACACGGCCGCTGCTGACAAATCGATGAAAGAAGGAAAGTGGGAAAAATCAAAATACACAGGAGTTGAGTTACTTAACAAAAAAGTTGGAGTAGTAGGATTTGGACGAATTGGACAAATTTTTGCAAAAAGAATTGGAGGATTTGAACCAGAAATTCTCTTTTATGATCCCTTTATTGAAAAAACAGATCTTATCTATGCCAATAAGGCAGAGTCTTTAGAACAGATTTTTTCTGAATGTGAAATTATCTCTCTCCACACTCCATTAACGGAGTCGACTAAAGGATTTGTAAATTCAAAACTTTTAAATCTTATGCAACCCAACTCTATCCTTATCAATGCTTCAAGAGGTGGAATTGTCAATGAAGATGATCTCTATTCTCTATTAAGTGAGGGAAAAATTCGAGGAGCGGGTTTTGATGTATTTAACTCTGAACCACTTGAAAAAGAAAGCAAACTATCAAGTCTTAGTAACCTTGTACTCACTCCACATCTTGGAGCATCTACAGAAGAGGCCCAGATCAGAGTTGGCGCAATGGCCGTTCAACAAATGCAAGAATTTTTCATTAATAACAATCTTTTAAATGAGGTAAAAGCATAA
- a CDS encoding adenylosuccinate synthase has translation MQTLAIVGSQWGDEGKGKITDLLCERCDIVVRFQGGNNAGHTIIVGDKKIVLHLIPSGILRDHCVSVIGHGVVFDPEAFKVELAQTRLAGIEINERNLKISKHASVITSYHRLLDGLRENNGPRKIGTTGKGIGPCYEEKISRKALKLKDLRNRDIIIQKLKESLAEKEILFNYLYKCEYPSVEEEAVRLFELGKIITPFMTDTFYFLDQSIQENKKILYEGAQGVLLDIDYGSYPYVTSSNTSAGGIYTGAGIPGGQLDEVLGIAKAYTTRVGEGPFPTELKDDLGDKIQSIGHEFGATTGRRRRCGWLDLPLLKYSVKCSNITSIALTKLDVLTEIDELKICVGYKYKGQEITCATPGIDLEVAQPIFKTMRPFKDTFETDEYSEELREYISLIEEFTGIQVGILAYGPERSQIKFLKNYFQ, from the coding sequence ATGCAAACTCTCGCAATTGTAGGTTCCCAATGGGGAGACGAAGGAAAAGGTAAAATTACAGATCTCTTATGTGAGAGATGTGACATCGTCGTCAGATTTCAAGGGGGCAACAACGCTGGCCATACAATAATTGTGGGGGATAAAAAAATTGTCCTTCATTTAATCCCTTCAGGTATACTTAGAGATCACTGCGTCTCTGTAATAGGACATGGTGTTGTTTTTGATCCAGAGGCCTTCAAAGTTGAATTAGCACAAACGCGTTTAGCAGGAATTGAAATCAACGAAAGAAACTTAAAAATTTCAAAGCATGCCAGTGTTATCACATCTTATCACCGCTTACTTGATGGACTGAGAGAAAATAATGGGCCTAGGAAAATTGGGACGACAGGTAAAGGAATAGGGCCGTGTTACGAAGAAAAAATTTCAAGAAAAGCGCTCAAATTAAAAGATTTAAGAAACAGAGATATCATTATTCAAAAACTTAAAGAAAGTTTGGCCGAAAAAGAAATTCTTTTCAATTATCTTTATAAATGTGAATACCCAAGTGTAGAAGAAGAAGCAGTTCGATTATTTGAACTCGGAAAAATAATCACTCCATTTATGACAGATACTTTTTATTTCTTAGATCAATCTATTCAAGAAAATAAAAAAATCCTCTACGAGGGTGCGCAAGGTGTACTTTTAGACATTGACTACGGAAGTTATCCTTATGTCACTTCTTCAAATACTTCTGCAGGTGGAATCTATACAGGAGCGGGCATTCCAGGAGGACAGTTAGATGAAGTTTTAGGAATTGCAAAAGCATATACAACCCGAGTAGGAGAAGGCCCATTTCCAACAGAACTTAAAGATGATTTGGGAGATAAAATTCAATCCATAGGGCATGAATTTGGTGCAACTACTGGTCGACGCAGACGATGTGGTTGGTTAGACCTCCCTCTTTTAAAGTACTCTGTAAAATGCTCAAATATCACTTCAATTGCTTTAACGAAGCTAGATGTCCTAACTGAGATAGACGAATTAAAAATTTGTGTAGGTTATAAATATAAAGGTCAAGAAATCACTTGCGCTACTCCTGGAATTGATCTTGAGGTTGCACAACCAATTTTTAAAACGATGCGCCCCTTCAAAGATACTTTCGAGACTGATGAGTACAGCGAAGAGCTTAGAGAATATATTTCCCTGATTGAAGAGTTTACTGGAATTCAAGTTGGTATCCTTGCCTATGGGCCAGAAAGATCTCAAATAAAATTTTTAAAAAATTACTTTCAATAA
- a CDS encoding RNA pseudouridine synthase, protein MNSPFPIEFQNKEFMVIDKPCGVSCHNGYESVVERLHIGNPDRNFHLVNRLDKDTSGLMMVAFNPEDSAKMQKILADSSTLKEYSAIVRGNVSTDEGFWEEPITDKCEGRKNPLGLKKERIEAKTIWKCVEKNQYFSRLHVEIQTGRQHQIRKHCAYFKHAIIGDKRYGDKKYLHSLQNKYGKIGLQLHCQKMAFMYNGHKVEIFKEPKDQLVLMKRSALQLIY, encoded by the coding sequence ATGAATTCTCCTTTTCCTATAGAATTTCAAAATAAGGAATTTATGGTGATAGATAAACCTTGTGGGGTTAGTTGTCATAATGGATACGAAAGTGTTGTTGAGAGATTGCATATTGGAAATCCAGATCGAAATTTCCATCTGGTCAATAGGCTTGATAAAGATACAAGTGGTTTGATGATGGTTGCTTTCAACCCAGAGGATTCTGCAAAAATGCAAAAAATTTTGGCCGATTCTAGTACCCTAAAAGAATATAGCGCTATCGTAAGAGGAAATGTTTCTACCGACGAGGGGTTTTGGGAAGAGCCAATAACTGATAAATGTGAGGGAAGAAAAAATCCACTTGGACTAAAAAAAGAAAGAATTGAAGCAAAAACGATATGGAAATGTGTTGAAAAAAATCAATATTTTTCAAGGCTTCATGTTGAAATTCAGACGGGAAGACAACACCAAATTAGAAAACATTGTGCTTATTTTAAACATGCAATTATTGGAGATAAGCGATATGGAGATAAAAAATATCTTCACTCCCTCCAAAATAAGTATGGAAAAATAGGACTTCAACTACACTGTCAAAAGATGGCATTTATGTACAACGGGCATAAAGTTGAAATATTCAAAGAACCAAAGGACCAACTCGTTCTCATGAAACGGTCGGCCCTTCAATTAATTTATTGA
- the mtaB gene encoding tRNA (N(6)-L-threonylcarbamoyladenosine(37)-C(2))-methylthiotransferase MtaB, with amino-acid sequence MELDLNDFNIDHLNEISLNPVLSQSKKKVALNTLGCRLNFSETGHIAQGFVDRGYEIVDFGETADVVMINTCTVTDGADSSCRNLIRKAHHSSPEGKIVVVGCYAQMEPEKIRNMQGVDLVLGNSEKFKIFDYLNEEQEEMVKVDSTNEFWGASTTLADSHTRAFLKIQDGCNYICSFCIIPQARGRSRTISIEDAVNQAANIVKDGFKEIVLTGVNIGEFERSSGERLSDLLKKVLEIEGLERLRLSSVEANTINDELLEVMKSSEKFMDHFHIPMQSGDDEILSSMRRRYDVAKYRDIIYKIKEYFPEAAIGADVIVGYPGETEKQFENTFNLLKELPITHFHVFPYSRRKGTTAAKLDNHIHASTKKERVKTLTQYGEAKLSRFAKEQLGKINNVLFEKKNKAGHWQGYTTNFVRVFVKSDQDLSNKIIPTFLQSSVMGEIYGELVQ; translated from the coding sequence ATGGAACTAGACCTTAATGACTTTAATATAGATCATCTAAATGAAATCTCACTAAATCCCGTATTGAGTCAGTCAAAAAAGAAAGTTGCACTCAACACATTAGGTTGCAGACTCAACTTCTCTGAAACAGGACATATTGCCCAGGGCTTTGTTGATAGAGGATACGAAATTGTAGACTTCGGCGAAACTGCTGATGTGGTTATGATTAACACCTGTACAGTAACTGATGGAGCTGATTCAAGCTGCAGAAATCTAATTAGAAAAGCACATCATTCATCGCCAGAGGGTAAAATCGTCGTTGTGGGATGCTACGCTCAGATGGAGCCAGAAAAAATAAGAAACATGCAAGGAGTTGATCTCGTTTTAGGAAATTCTGAGAAATTTAAAATCTTCGATTACCTTAATGAAGAGCAAGAAGAGATGGTCAAAGTTGATAGTACCAACGAGTTCTGGGGGGCCTCTACAACTCTTGCTGACTCTCACACTCGTGCATTTTTAAAAATTCAAGACGGCTGCAATTATATTTGTAGCTTTTGTATAATCCCCCAGGCCAGAGGACGTTCTAGAACTATTTCAATTGAAGATGCTGTTAACCAGGCCGCAAACATTGTAAAGGACGGATTTAAGGAAATTGTTCTTACTGGTGTAAATATAGGAGAGTTTGAACGCTCCTCAGGAGAGAGACTCTCTGATCTTCTTAAAAAAGTATTAGAAATAGAAGGACTTGAAAGACTCAGACTTTCATCAGTTGAAGCAAACACTATAAACGATGAATTACTTGAAGTGATGAAATCTTCAGAAAAGTTCATGGATCATTTTCATATTCCAATGCAAAGTGGTGATGATGAAATACTTTCCTCAATGAGACGTCGCTATGATGTCGCTAAATATCGAGATATTATTTACAAAATAAAAGAGTATTTCCCTGAAGCTGCAATTGGAGCAGACGTGATTGTAGGTTATCCAGGAGAGACAGAAAAACAGTTCGAAAATACTTTTAATTTACTAAAAGAACTTCCTATCACTCATTTTCATGTTTTTCCTTATTCCAGAAGAAAAGGGACAACCGCTGCAAAACTTGATAATCATATTCATGCTTCTACAAAAAAAGAAAGGGTCAAAACATTAACTCAATATGGAGAAGCTAAACTTAGTCGATTTGCAAAAGAACAACTTGGGAAGATTAATAACGTTCTTTTTGAAAAGAAAAATAAAGCAGGCCATTGGCAGGGTTATACAACAAATTTTGTTCGAGTTTTTGTGAAATCTGATCAGGATCTTTCTAATAAAATTATTCCTACTTTTTTACAATCTTCTGTTATGGGAGAAATTTATGGGGAGCTAGTCCAATAA
- a CDS encoding response regulator, with product MKKKSKVLVVDDDMVNGKYLSKQLLKEDLETEFLSDGTKCVETVMSGDFDLVLLDVIMPNITGVEILRKLRETYQPLELPIIMVTARDETDDIVEALNLGANDYLTKPVNVQIAKARVSNQLMIKNFYLSSIEKKKLETLNAMIITYNHEINNPLAIAMGNLKENKDDLSDKNYNKIREAIERITDIVKKIDNINQGTVEFESYAEGSLMIKAK from the coding sequence ATGAAAAAAAAATCTAAAGTATTAGTCGTTGATGATGATATGGTTAATGGAAAATACTTGTCCAAACAGCTTCTCAAAGAGGATCTAGAAACTGAATTTTTAAGTGATGGAACAAAATGTGTTGAAACTGTGATGAGTGGAGATTTCGATCTGGTTCTTTTAGATGTAATTATGCCAAATATTACAGGTGTTGAAATTCTTAGAAAACTAAGAGAAACTTATCAGCCATTAGAACTTCCCATTATTATGGTTACGGCCAGAGATGAAACTGATGATATTGTAGAGGCGTTGAATTTGGGAGCTAATGATTATTTAACAAAGCCAGTAAATGTTCAGATTGCAAAAGCAAGGGTAAGTAATCAGCTCATGATTAAAAATTTCTATTTGAGTTCAATTGAAAAAAAGAAACTTGAAACGTTAAATGCAATGATTATTACATATAATCATGAAATTAATAATCCATTGGCAATCGCGATGGGAAATCTAAAAGAAAATAAGGATGACCTTTCTGATAAGAACTATAATAAAATAAGAGAGGCCATAGAACGAATCACTGATATTGTAAAAAAGATAGATAATATCAATCAAGGCACTGTTGAGTTTGAATCATATGCTGAGGGTTCTCTTATGATTAAGGCCAAATAG
- a CDS encoding Hpt domain-containing protein — protein sequence MIDKQKLLTHFDNDLELLSEIFEELRALSKRNINLLEKSIADKNFEAIEREAHTIKGACSNFFAQKVTDAAFVIEEKGRSKKSDNLENDFKVLNELVIELISEVELLIKGENAA from the coding sequence ATGATTGATAAGCAAAAACTACTCACACATTTTGATAACGATTTAGAACTATTGTCTGAAATTTTTGAGGAGCTTAGAGCTCTAAGTAAAAGAAATATCAATCTTTTAGAAAAATCCATTGCTGATAAAAACTTCGAGGCCATAGAAAGAGAGGCCCATACAATTAAAGGTGCCTGTAGCAACTTCTTTGCTCAAAAAGTAACTGATGCAGCTTTTGTCATTGAAGAAAAAGGTAGATCTAAAAAATCTGATAATCTTGAAAATGATTTTAAAGTTCTAAATGAGCTGGTCATTGAACTCATTTCAGAAGTCGAACTTTTGATCAAAGGGGAGAATGCAGCATGA
- a CDS encoding universal stress protein: MRKVVICVPMVEEMQKSMVEDLKGSYLIDDSEVTLLHVFKQENYGYMVPPHIYPDGEQKVEIEKSVLDILQSFGKNLLNEQQLKNSSTKCFFDYGPKEKVIEYLKEVKADLVITATRGKHGIEGLFSSSFTDHLVKHAPCNVLTLRHGN; the protein is encoded by the coding sequence ATGCGCAAAGTTGTCATCTGTGTACCAATGGTAGAAGAAATGCAAAAGAGTATGGTCGAAGATCTTAAGGGAAGCTATCTTATTGATGATTCAGAGGTCACCTTATTACATGTCTTCAAACAAGAAAATTATGGATATATGGTCCCTCCTCATATTTATCCTGATGGAGAACAAAAAGTTGAAATTGAAAAATCAGTTCTTGATATTCTCCAATCTTTTGGAAAAAATCTACTCAATGAGCAGCAATTAAAAAATTCTTCAACTAAGTGTTTTTTTGATTATGGGCCTAAAGAAAAAGTTATCGAATATCTAAAAGAAGTCAAAGCAGATTTAGTCATTACAGCTACTAGGGGTAAACATGGTATTGAAGGTCTATTTAGTTCTTCATTTACTGATCATCTTGTGAAACACGCTCCATGCAACGTTTTAACCTTAAGGCATGGTAATTAA
- a CDS encoding Crp/Fnr family transcriptional regulator yields the protein MNKTKNELPHHCEDCPSRGKGIFCELEAMALKDLDQQKVVNTYKKGQTLFVEGNPPYGLYCISSGNIKITKMSPAGKDALVRIATDGDVLGHRSIFTDEHYQATATAIDDTVVCFIDKSYIISLVRKRPEVAIQLIEKLGRDLGASEDKIASFYQKSVRERLAELLLLLKESHGVKEQGRWKINLKLTREEMASIIGTASETLIRFISELKDEGLIEQEGKTLFVVKEKELINQASLNY from the coding sequence ATGAATAAAACAAAAAATGAACTACCACACCATTGCGAAGATTGCCCTTCAAGGGGAAAAGGTATTTTTTGTGAACTTGAAGCAATGGCCCTAAAAGACTTAGATCAACAAAAAGTAGTTAATACATACAAAAAAGGACAGACACTATTTGTAGAAGGTAATCCCCCCTATGGACTTTATTGCATTAGTTCTGGAAATATTAAAATCACTAAGATGAGTCCAGCTGGCAAAGATGCCCTGGTAAGAATTGCAACCGACGGAGATGTCCTAGGCCATAGAAGCATTTTTACAGATGAACATTATCAGGCCACAGCAACAGCAATTGATGACACCGTTGTTTGTTTTATAGACAAAAGTTATATTATTTCACTAGTACGTAAACGACCAGAAGTTGCTATTCAACTCATTGAAAAACTAGGTAGAGATCTTGGAGCTTCAGAAGACAAAATTGCTTCGTTCTACCAAAAAAGCGTGAGAGAGCGCTTAGCTGAACTCCTTTTATTGCTTAAAGAATCTCATGGAGTAAAGGAGCAGGGTCGATGGAAAATAAATTTAAAATTAACTCGTGAAGAAATGGCCTCAATCATAGGTACCGCTTCAGAAACTCTCATACGTTTTATTTCAGAGCTCAAAGATGAAGGACTTATTGAGCAAGAAGGTAAAACCCTTTTTGTAGTAAAGGAAAAAGAGCTCATAAACCAGGCCTCATTAAATTACTAA
- a CDS encoding cyclic nucleotide-binding domain-containing protein: MRRLRNSRLLTDEELANFTKFVGPRTYHTSSIIIYEGHYPHVAFLLVEGNIEIVKRNKKVFDVKKGVIIGLSELLNERPCKYSVKINANSKVCIIDKSTLDKISKLEDNKIKNIISSSSMAC, encoded by the coding sequence ATGAGAAGGTTACGAAACTCAAGACTATTAACAGATGAAGAATTGGCAAATTTCACTAAGTTTGTGGGACCTAGAACTTATCATACAAGTTCAATCATTATATATGAGGGCCATTACCCACATGTCGCCTTTTTGCTTGTTGAAGGAAACATCGAAATAGTTAAAAGAAATAAAAAAGTTTTTGATGTCAAAAAAGGCGTCATTATTGGACTGAGTGAACTTCTCAACGAACGTCCCTGCAAGTATAGTGTGAAGATTAATGCAAATAGCAAAGTCTGTATAATTGACAAAAGTACTCTAGATAAAATTTCAAAACTAGAGGATAACAAAATAAAAAATATTATCTCTAGTTCTTCAATGGCCTGTTAA
- a CDS encoding YeeE/YedE family protein — MSISENFDFVSALIGGVLIGIATSLLLFLNGKIAGISGITKNILSNLHYKEKVWRTLFVIGLMAGGLFIQKIYPENIYKSYSPNFILSILGGLLVGIGTSLGNGCTSGHGICGITRRSKRSIIATITFMSFGILTVYFMNLLGKLV, encoded by the coding sequence ATGTCAATTTCAGAAAACTTTGATTTCGTTTCGGCCTTAATTGGTGGAGTCCTTATAGGGATAGCAACTTCATTACTTCTTTTTCTGAATGGAAAAATTGCAGGAATAAGTGGAATTACCAAAAATATATTAAGTAACCTACATTACAAAGAAAAAGTATGGAGAACTTTATTTGTCATTGGTCTTATGGCGGGAGGATTATTTATTCAAAAAATATATCCGGAAAATATATACAAATCTTACTCCCCTAACTTTATTCTTTCTATTCTTGGTGGACTATTAGTTGGAATTGGAACGTCTCTAGGAAATGGTTGCACATCGGGACATGGAATATGTGGAATAACCAGAAGATCTAAAAGATCAATTATTGCAACGATAACTTTTATGTCCTTTGGAATTTTAACAGTCTATTTTATGAACCTATTAGGAAAATTAGTATAA